One genomic window of Nicotiana sylvestris chromosome 10, ASM39365v2, whole genome shotgun sequence includes the following:
- the LOC104245314 gene encoding uncharacterized protein, which produces MGDSIMVDRVYCLCMVVIGGLETSVDLLLLDMVDFDVILWMDWVISYMKARRMVDKVCLAYLVYVRDSSAEVPSINSVLVVREFQEVILAASIVSKSDEEYLLEKSNKNMDNKPEGKEREYEFTEITLRQIELSDVDDFMEWATDEKFSRFCIWDTCTSKDQALDYIKNNDIYHPWSRAICIKNKAIREISVMPNSGCHSCRAELGYELAHKYWGKGIVTRAVKMVATTIFSEWSNLERIEAFVDIDNKGSQRVLEKVGFLREGVLRKFMSINGKSRDMVIFSLLSTDVVQH; this is translated from the exons atgggtgattctattatggtggatCGTGTTTATTGTTTGTGTatggttgttattgggggtcttgagactagcgtagatctcctacttcttgatatggtggatttcgatgtcattttgtgGATGGATTG ggttatctcatatatgaaggctcggcgtatggttgataaggtatgtttggcctatttagtgtatgttcgtgattctagtgctgaggttccttctatcaATTCTGTgctcgttgttcgtgagtttcaagag GTTATTCTAGCGGCATCCATAGTTTCAAAATCTGATGAAG AGTACTTGCTGGAGAAGAGCAATAAGAATATGGATAACAAACcagaaggaaaagaaagagaatatGAATTCACTGAAATCACTCTCAGGCAAATTGAACTGTCAGATGTGGATGATTTCATGGAGTGGGCAACAGATGAAAAATTCAGCCGTTTTTGCATCTGGGATACTTGCACTTCCAAAGACCAAGCTTTGGATTATATCAAGAATAATGATATTTACCATCCATGGTCGAGAGCTATCTGCATTAAAAACAAGGCAATTAGGGAAATATCTGTGATGCCAAATTCTGGTTGTCATAGTTGTAGAGCTGAACTTGGATATGAATTGGCTCACAAGTACTGGGGCAAAGGGATTGTGACAAGAGCAGTGAAAATGGTGGCAACTACAATATTTTCAGAGTGGTCAAATCTGGAGAGGATTGAGGCGTTCGTGGATATAGACAATAAAGGATCACAAAGAGTGCTAGAAAAAGTTGGGTTCTTGAGAGAAGGTGTTCTAAGAAAGTTCATGAGTATAAATGGGAAATCAAGAGACATGGTAATATTTAGCTTGCTATCTACAGATGTTGTTCAACACTAG